One Cucurbita pepo subsp. pepo cultivar mu-cu-16 chromosome LG11, ASM280686v2, whole genome shotgun sequence DNA window includes the following coding sequences:
- the LOC111805931 gene encoding pectinesterase-like, which yields MPSFKLAMLFIVYLLVTNFSYCYSFDVTVSLDGTGNYVKISDAIAAAPNFSTKRFSIHVKLGTYKELIEVPPSKTFIALIGDDASTTIIVDDRSNGTGSTTATSATLTVRGANFMAQSLTFQNSAGPKEHQAVAVLDQAKHTAYYKCVFLGYQDTLYAGGLPQFFRECDIYGSIDFIFGNGVTVFQDCNIYVREFGSKTTVTAQSKANIDDQSGFVFQNCKVTVSPEIASSKDKVLLYLGRPWKEYSTVVFIESFLDSVVQPKGWLGWPDVPVDQLFFAEYNNTGPGADTSRRVDWPGYHILHTATQVTRFTVENFIGGSQWLPETGIPFRTGF from the exons ATGCCATCATTCAAGCTTGCTATGCTCTTTATAGTCTATTTGCTTGTTACTAACTTTTCTTATTGCTATAGTTTTGATGTCACGGTGTCTTTAGATGGCACGGGAAATTATGTCAAAATTAGTGATGCTATAGCAGCCGCACCAAATTTCAGCACGAAAAGATTTTCCATTCATGTGAAACTTGGAACATACAAGGAGTTGATTGAAGTTCCACCTTCTAAGACATTCATAGCTTTGATTGGGGATGATGCTTCTACCACCATTATCGTTGACGATCGAAGTAATGGCACTGGATCGACCACAGCAACTTCTGCAACTCTTA cTGTAAGAGGTGCAAATTTCATGGCTCAGTCGTTGACATTTCAAAACTCCGCTGGGCCGAAGGAGCACCAAGCTGTTGCAGTTCTTGACCAAGCCAAACACACAGCATACTATAAGTGTGTGTTTTTGGGTTATCAAGATACGCTCTATGCTGGGGGACTACCCCAATTCTTCAGAGAGTGCGATATATACGGAAGCATTGACTTCATATTCGGAAACGGAGTCACCGTATTCCAAGATTGTAATATATATGTTCGAGAATTTGGTAGTAAGACTACGGTAACAGCACAATCGAAAGCAAATATAGATGATCAAAGCGGCTTCGTCTTCCAAAACTGTAAGGTGACCGTGTCGCCCGAGATAGCATCAAGTAAGGACAAGGTATTGTTGTATCTTGGACGGCCATGGAAAGAATATTCAACGGTTGTGTTTATCGAGTCATTTCTTGATAGTGTGGTTCAGCCTAAAGGATGGTTAGGGTGGCCAGATGTACCGGTTGACCAATTGTTTTTTGCAGAGTACAATAATACGGGTCCAGGAGCTGACACTTCTAGAAGAGTGGATTGGCCTGGTTACCATATATTACATACGGCTACACAAGTTACAAGGTTTACCGTTGAAAACTTTATTGGTGGGAGTCAATGGTTGCCTGAAACTGGCATACCATTTAGAACTggtttttag
- the LOC111806060 gene encoding stress-induced protein KIN2-like produces MADSSQSLSYQIGEAKGQAQEKASNLMDKASDAAQSTKESIQEAGQQMQAKAQGAVDAVKDAIDTKK; encoded by the exons ATGGCAGACAGCTCTCAAAGTCTGAGCTACCAAATTGGAGAAGCTAAAGGCCAAGCACAG GAGAAGGCGAGTAATTTGATGGACAAGGCAAGTGATGCAGCCCAATCAACCAAAGAATCAATACAAGAGGCAGGACAACAGATGCAAGCCAAAGCGCAAGGTGCAGTTGATGCTGTCAAAGATGCCATTGACACGAAGAAATGA